Proteins encoded together in one Candidatus Poribacteria bacterium window:
- a CDS encoding FxLYD domain-containing protein encodes MNSHLRILTAIAFMLILIASMTGCSSDEENSITTSPVAAGASDEESSVRYGLADTYDNVRNGARLVISYDAATDAFTGTVTNTTGAILPQVRVEVHLYDGTVTVDELGPTPNVDLKPDESHAVTLPVGSQSFTEWVAHPEVGPSSGGGGEGAEGGGEHGQGGEGAEGGGN; translated from the coding sequence ATGAATAGCCATTTGAGAATTCTGACAGCAATCGCTTTTATGCTGATATTGATAGCCAGTATGACCGGATGTTCAAGTGATGAAGAAAATTCCATTACAACAAGTCCAGTCGCTGCTGGCGCAAGTGACGAAGAGTCGTCAGTCCGATACGGTCTTGCCGATACATACGATAATGTCCGAAACGGTGCCCGTCTGGTTATATCCTATGATGCGGCAACCGATGCCTTTACAGGCACTGTTACAAATACGACAGGTGCGATTTTACCACAAGTTCGCGTCGAGGTTCATTTATATGACGGTACGGTCACCGTTGATGAACTCGGTCCAACACCGAACGTTGACCTTAAGCCCGATGAATCGCACGCTGTCACACTTCCGGTCGGAAGCCAATCCTTTACCGAGTGGGTAGCACATCCGGAAGTCGGTCCCAGCAGTGGAGGCGGCGGTGAAGGTGCTGAAGGCGGCGGTGAACACGGCCAAGGTGGCGAAGGTGCTGAAGGCGGTGGTAATTAA
- a CDS encoding FxLYD domain-containing protein → MNPIYGVLAASAIILVVSISGCSKKEELSVGDGGEESNVEFALDEQYDKVRKGARLILKYDSQSNAFKGTVANTTDENLKQVRVEVHLSNGVELGPTTPGDLAPGEKREILLTATSTDFDGWTAHPEVGEGEHGHGEEGGEHGGEGEGEHGHEEEGGEHD, encoded by the coding sequence ATGAATCCGATTTATGGTGTTCTTGCTGCAAGTGCCATCATATTGGTGGTCAGTATAAGTGGGTGCTCTAAAAAGGAAGAGCTGTCTGTTGGAGATGGCGGTGAAGAATCTAACGTTGAATTCGCATTGGATGAGCAATACGATAAGGTGCGTAAAGGGGCCCGACTCATTTTAAAGTACGACTCACAAAGCAATGCCTTCAAAGGCACCGTCGCAAACACCACAGACGAAAATTTGAAGCAAGTTCGGGTTGAAGTCCACTTATCAAACGGCGTGGAACTCGGTCCAACAACCCCAGGTGACCTTGCTCCCGGTGAAAAAAGAGAAATCCTACTCACTGCGACAAGCACGGATTTCGACGGATGGACTGCGCATCCTGAAGTGGGAGAGGGTGAGCACGGTCATGGAGAAGAAGGTGGTGAGCATGGCGGAGAGGGGGAAGGTGAACATGGTCATGAAGAAGAAGGTGGTGAGCATGACTAA
- a CDS encoding carbohydrate binding domain-containing protein has translation MTKRFLVCICSLVLIWLFGFATFAYAEKPPENILKNGDFDLNLEGWHHWTHADAAALFQTEGKKAEPIAGKKVVYVKISKAGALWHIQFYQQPFTLEKGTTYTYNLWAKSEKPRTVVMRILHQGDPWNEYARQTINLSEAWKEFFITFKMTADDANSRAGIIMGEQKVDVWLDHIRLYEGEHVSDIEGAKPQAVDPSNKLTTTWAALKEL, from the coding sequence ATGACTAAGAGATTTTTGGTTTGCATCTGTTCACTTGTATTGATATGGCTGTTCGGATTCGCAACGTTTGCTTATGCCGAGAAACCTCCAGAAAATATCCTCAAAAACGGCGATTTTGACCTCAATCTTGAAGGATGGCACCACTGGACGCATGCCGATGCCGCTGCGCTTTTCCAAACCGAGGGTAAAAAGGCGGAACCGATCGCCGGAAAGAAGGTTGTCTATGTCAAAATTAGCAAAGCGGGCGCGCTATGGCACATCCAATTCTATCAACAACCTTTCACGCTGGAGAAAGGTACGACCTATACTTACAATTTGTGGGCGAAAAGCGAAAAGCCGAGAACTGTCGTAATGCGCATTCTTCATCAAGGGGATCCGTGGAATGAATATGCGAGGCAGACAATCAATCTGTCTGAAGCGTGGAAAGAATTCTTCATCACGTTCAAAATGACGGCAGATGATGCGAATTCGCGCGCTGGCATAATCATGGGCGAACAAAAAGTGGATGTCTGGCTTGATCATATCCGTCTCTACGAAGGCGAACATGTAAGCGACATCGAAGGTGCTAAACCACAAGCCGTTGACCCCTCAAATAAATTGACAACAACGTGGGCTGCACTTAAAGAGTTGTAG
- a CDS encoding LamG domain-containing protein yields MKFGLYFALFCAAVLVFAAVYTEIAHAQSIEDGLGGHWTFDKGDTDAKVAKDALGENDGEIKGAPKIVEGIVGDALSFNGKEDYVVMGPATTGQDLTYAMWIKPVALPAGPKVIIWDDDPQGGGDSWLELLADGTIQTQRGGDGFGVFKTKTAVEAGEWTHVTFVAAGKDEKKFLYLNGELDAEADGKINSRDTRSHVVVAVGHDRNAFIKPFYFEGEIDDVAVYHRVLDDKEVMENYQIAFDVEPAGKLALTWGAIKAH; encoded by the coding sequence ATGAAATTCGGTCTATACTTTGCGCTCTTTTGCGCGGCGGTCCTTGTCTTTGCAGCCGTGTATACGGAGATAGCACACGCACAATCGATTGAAGACGGATTGGGAGGGCATTGGACTTTTGATAAGGGCGATACCGATGCCAAGGTAGCCAAAGATGCCCTCGGTGAAAACGATGGAGAGATTAAAGGTGCCCCCAAGATTGTAGAGGGCATTGTTGGCGATGCGCTCAGTTTCAACGGTAAAGAGGATTATGTCGTCATGGGGCCAGCCACCACGGGACAGGATCTTACCTACGCAATGTGGATTAAACCCGTAGCACTGCCCGCTGGTCCGAAGGTCATCATTTGGGACGATGATCCACAAGGCGGCGGCGATTCATGGCTGGAGCTTTTAGCAGATGGCACAATACAAACCCAGAGAGGGGGCGATGGGTTCGGTGTCTTCAAAACTAAGACGGCTGTCGAAGCCGGGGAATGGACGCACGTCACGTTTGTGGCTGCTGGCAAGGACGAGAAAAAGTTCCTCTACCTCAACGGTGAACTTGATGCCGAGGCGGATGGAAAGATAAACAGTCGCGACACGCGGAGCCATGTTGTTGTCGCGGTTGGACACGACCGCAACGCTTTTATCAAGCCCTTCTATTTCGAGGGCGAGATTGATGATGTTGCTGTCTACCATCGTGTCTTAGATGACAAAGAGGTTATGGAGAATTACCAAATCGCCTTTGACGTTGAACCGGCAGGGAAACTTGCGCTCACGTGGGGTGCCATCAAAGCGCATTAA